In Hypomesus transpacificus isolate Combined female chromosome 4, fHypTra1, whole genome shotgun sequence, the following are encoded in one genomic region:
- the tril gene encoding TLR4 interactor with leucine rich repeats produces the protein MDTGNFIAVICFLLFSCVGLLSSSPASDFCPERCDCQHAQHLLCTNRGLRTVPKVASTVPQDVLIFSLGGNFIGNISAFDFTRYSNLIRLNLQYNQIHSIHPKAFEKLPKLEELYLGHNLLSTIPLGTLQHLNKLTTLYSNNNDIQTISPELFGNLENLVKLRLDGNAIEILQDSVFKRLTNLHYLHLESNQLHHVHKNAFSMLTKLRFLNLSHNKQSAVRNVFTFSQLRALTTLIMSENEIQHVGNHVFQNLKKLSKLSLSNNKIFRLEKEALKGLMSVREFLIDGNELEEIPAGILDSLVRVEELDLSRNRISAVDSTAFSQLKHLRTLKLKDNRLTSLSGNIFALNSLLYELDLHGNNWTCDCRLGELKRWMTSAHSQGKLLTVFVQCHHPATLRGKYLDYVNNSQLQPPGNWNTLCESQINPEESRGGGVLEKDRGRRGGNGMMEDRGRGGGQEKNVGRRGTEREDRETVDVERRVGREGEEEKEEMKKGVGIQGDQGGTVDKSPSTEKRKRKKKKNLPVSEVAGKGDKGRHGSTLGHNTPTREPQPLTTSSAPEPHSPVPELSTPPVQREEAFDMLRAEKDEVLPVVNDPCLFNRHFITNVTVDQVTSSTATVHWTTRDHNHQTPGLGTGPDEVHYRVLFDRFGTTDRFLRYVYARGTARSITLRELSPDVTYMVCVEGVVGGAVCQVAPRDHCAGLVTLVEGRRSGQGLTSDLQLVTVATLAGNGVLLLVIGGAWLGRSLKRRMQRRKSAVHVRHMYSTRRPFRSAMATAAVSSDFTSFQSSRPPRLGLLEEGDLIEFPCDRFLDSSTIHREDMQRFSD, from the coding sequence ATGGATACCGGTAATTTCATAGCGGTCATCTGCTTTCTGCTTTTTTCGTGCGTCGGGCTACTATCATCCTCACCCGCCAGCGACTTTTGTCCAGAACGCTGTGACTGCCAGCACGCGCAGCACCTCCTGTGCACAAACCGCGGGCTGCGCACGGTGCCCAAAGTCGCCTCAACTGTCCCCCAGGACGTGCTCATCTTCAGCCTCGGTGGGAACTTCATCGGTAATATCTCCGCTTTTGACTTCACGCGGTACAGTAATCTAATAAGACTGAATCTGCAGTACAATCAAATACATTCCATCCACCCAAAAGCATTCGAGAAACTCCCCAAATTAGAGGAGCTGTATTTGGGCCATAATCTATTATCAACCATACCCCTTGGAACTTTACAACACCTGAATAAATTGACTACTTTATATAGTAATAACAATGATATTCAGACAATTTCTCCAGAATTGTTTGGTAATTTGGAGAACCTTGTTAAACTGCGTCTGGATGGGAACGCAATAGAAATTTTGCAGGACTCTGTTTTTAAAAGGCTCACAAATCTGCATTATCTCCATCTAGAATCGAACCAGCTACACCACGTCCACAAAAATGCATTCTCGATGCTCACCAAACTCCGCTTTTTAAACTTGTCTCATAACAAGCAGTCAGCTGTGCGTAATGTTTTCACATTTTCCCAGCTCAGGGCTCTGACAACGCTCATAATGTCCGAAAATGAAATTCAACACGTCGGTAATCACGTCTTCCAAAATCTTAAGAAACTGTCAAAACTCTCCCTcagcaacaacaaaatattTCGTTTGGAAAAGGAGGCTTTGAAGGGTCTCATGAGCGTGAGAGAATTTTTGATTGATGGGAACGAGCTTGAGGAAATCCCAGCGGGAATTCTCGACTCGCTCGTGCGCGTCGAAGAGCTGGATTTAAGTCGCAACCGGATTTCTGCTGTGGATTCAACGGCATTTTCACAGTTGAAGCACCTTAGGACATTGAAATTAAAAGACAACCGGCTGACAAGTCTCTCCGGTAATATATTTGCCCTCAACAGTCTCCTGTACGAGTTagatctccatggcaacaactGGACGTGCGACTGTCGCCTAGGGGAACTGAAGCGGTGGATGACCTCAGCGCATTCTCAAGGCAAGCTGCTGACTGTTTTCGTGCAGTGTCATCACCCTGCGACCCTAAGGGGCAAGTATTTGGACTATGTCAACAACTCCCAGTTGCAACCCCCTGGGAACTGGAACACATTATGTGAGAGCCAAATTAAtcctgaggagagcagaggtggCGGGGTCTTGGagaaggacagggggaggaggggggggaatggaatgatggaggacaggggaagaggaggaggacaggagaaaaaCGTGGGTAGGAGAGGGACAGAACGAGAGGATAGAGAAACAGTagatgtggagaggagagttgggagagagggagaagaagagaaagaagaaatgaAAAAAGGGGTCGGTATCCAGGGAGACCAAGGAGGTACAGTGGACAAATCTCCATCAactgagaagaggaagagaaagaagaagaaaaatctgCCTGTTTCAGAGGTTGCTGGGAAGGGTGACAAAGGTAGACATGGTTCTACACTGGGCCACAACACTCCCACGAGAGAACCCCAACCCCTCACCACCAGCAGCGCCCCAGAGCCCCACAGCCCAGTCCCAGAGCTGAGCACACCTCCAgtccagagagaggaggccttTGACATGCTAAGGGCTGAGAAGGACGAGGTCTTACCCGTGGTCAACGACCCCTGTCTGTTCAACCGTCATTTCATCACCAATGTGACCGTGGATCAAGTCACCTCTAGCACTGCCACGGTCCACTGGACCACCCGTGACCACAACCACCAGACACCGGGACTTGGAACGGGACCGGACGAGGTCCACTACCGGGTTCTGTTTGATCGCTTTGGGACCACCGACCGCTTCCTCCGCTACGTGTACGCCCGTGGCACCGCTCGCTCCATCACGCTGCGGGAGCTCAGCCCAGACGTCActtacatggtgtgtgtggagggagtggTGGGAGGAGCAGTGTGTCAGGTGGCGCCCCGTGACCATTGCGCCGGATTGGTTACCCTCGTGGAGGGGCGTCGCTCAGGCCAGggactgacctctgacctccagctgGTCACCGTGGCAACCCTGGCAGGTAACGGCGTGCTCCTGCTGGTTATTGGCGGAGCGTGGCTGGGGCGGAGCCTGAAGCGACGGATGCAGAGGAGGAAGTCGGCCGTACATGTCCGCCACATGTACTCCACCCGGCGACCGTTTCGTTCAGCCATGGCAACGGCGGCCGTGTCTTCAGACTTCACGAGCTTCCAGAGCAGTCGTCCGCCCCGACTGGGActtctggaggagggggacctCATCGAGTTCCCCTGCGACCGCTTTctagacagcagcaccatccaCAGGGAGGACATGCAGCGGTTCTCCGACTAG